The proteins below come from a single Dermatophilaceae bacterium Soc4.6 genomic window:
- the rpmA gene encoding 50S ribosomal protein L27, with amino-acid sequence MAHKKGASSTRNGRDSNAQYLGVKRFGGQLVNAGEIIVRQRGTHFHPGMGVGRGKDDTLFALVAGAVKFGTKRGRKTVNIEQPVLVSTEA; translated from the coding sequence ATGGCACACAAGAAGGGTGCGTCCTCGACCCGCAACGGTCGCGACTCCAACGCCCAGTACCTCGGCGTGAAGCGCTTCGGTGGTCAGCTCGTCAACGCGGGCGAGATCATCGTTCGCCAGCGCGGCACGCACTTCCACCCCGGCATGGGCGTGGGCCGCGGCAAGGACGACACGCTGTTCGCCCTCGTCGCCGGCGCCGTCAAGTTCGGCACCAAGCGCGGCCGCAAGACGGTCAACATCGAGCAGCCGGTGCTGGTGAGCACGGAGGCCTGA
- the obgE gene encoding GTPase ObgE: MATTFVDRVVLHVSAGHGGHGVASVKREKFKPLGGPDGGNGGRGGSVVLRVDPQATTLLDYHRHPHRVAGHGKPGAGDERNGADGADIVLAVPDGTVVKDAEGRILVDLVGAGSEHVIARGGRGGLGNRALSSPRRRAPGFALLGEPGDTLDVVLELKSLADVALIGFPSAGKSSLVSVISAARPKIADYPFTTLVPNLGVVEAGEERFTVADVPGLIPGAHEGRGLGLEFLRHIERCSVLVHVVDCATLEPGRDPMTDLDVIENELSLYVPDADLGGRPLAERTRVVVLNKADVPEALELAELVKGDLEARGLEVHIVSAVARTGLRELTFALSRLVLQARADAPVVTPRRVILRPRAVDDSGFKIVREETPDGPAYRVVGERPTRWVRQTDFSNDEAVGYLADRLGRLGVEQALLKSGAVAGDTVLIGASDDAVVFDWEPTMVTGAELLGQRGTDLRLDPSTRLSTREKREAARDRYVARQRTQAELEAERQSGHWATADGREDKFDESPTVSEANPEA; this comes from the coding sequence ATGGCGACCACCTTCGTCGACCGGGTCGTGCTCCACGTGAGCGCCGGTCACGGCGGCCACGGGGTGGCCTCGGTCAAGCGCGAGAAGTTCAAGCCGCTCGGCGGCCCCGACGGCGGGAACGGGGGCCGGGGAGGCTCGGTCGTGCTGCGGGTCGACCCGCAGGCGACCACCCTGCTCGACTACCACCGCCACCCGCACCGGGTGGCCGGGCACGGCAAGCCGGGTGCCGGCGACGAGCGCAACGGCGCTGACGGCGCCGACATCGTCCTGGCGGTGCCCGACGGCACGGTCGTCAAGGACGCCGAGGGCCGCATCCTCGTCGACCTGGTCGGGGCGGGCAGCGAGCACGTCATCGCTCGCGGGGGACGCGGCGGCCTGGGTAACCGGGCCCTGTCCTCGCCTCGGCGCCGGGCGCCCGGCTTCGCCCTGCTCGGTGAGCCCGGCGACACCCTGGACGTCGTCCTCGAGCTGAAGTCGCTCGCCGACGTCGCGCTCATCGGCTTCCCCTCGGCGGGCAAGTCCTCGCTGGTCTCGGTGATCTCGGCCGCGCGGCCCAAGATCGCCGACTACCCCTTCACCACCCTCGTGCCCAACCTCGGCGTCGTCGAGGCGGGCGAGGAGCGCTTCACCGTCGCCGACGTGCCCGGGCTCATCCCCGGCGCCCACGAGGGGCGCGGTCTCGGGCTGGAGTTCCTGCGGCACATCGAGCGCTGCTCGGTCCTGGTGCACGTCGTCGACTGCGCGACCCTGGAGCCGGGCCGCGACCCGATGACCGACCTCGACGTCATCGAGAACGAGCTGTCGCTCTACGTGCCCGATGCCGACCTCGGCGGTCGGCCCCTGGCCGAGCGCACCCGGGTTGTCGTCCTCAACAAGGCCGACGTCCCCGAGGCCCTCGAGCTGGCCGAGCTGGTCAAGGGCGACCTCGAGGCCCGCGGGCTGGAGGTGCACATCGTGTCTGCGGTGGCCCGCACCGGCCTGCGCGAGCTGACCTTCGCCCTGTCGCGTCTGGTGCTGCAGGCCCGGGCCGACGCCCCTGTCGTCACCCCCCGCCGCGTCATCCTGCGCCCGCGCGCCGTCGACGACAGCGGCTTCAAGATCGTGCGCGAGGAGACCCCCGACGGCCCGGCCTACCGCGTGGTGGGCGAGCGCCCGACCCGCTGGGTGCGCCAGACCGACTTCTCCAACGACGAGGCGGTCGGCTACCTCGCCGACCGGCTCGGCCGGCTCGGCGTCGAGCAGGCGCTCCTGAAGTCGGGCGCCGTCGCCGGTGACACGGTCCTCATCGGCGCCTCCGACGACGCGGTCGTCTTCGACTGGGAGCCGACCATGGTCACCGGCGCCGAGCTGCTGGGCCAGCGCGGCACCGACCTGCGGCTCGACCCGAGCACCCGCCTGAGCACGCGCGAGAAGCGTGAAGCCGCCCGCGACCGCTACGTCGCCCGTCAGCGCACCCAGGCCGAGCTCGAGGCCGAGCGCCAGTCGGGGCACTGGGCGACGGCCGACGGCCGCGAGGACAAGTTCGACGAGTCCCCGACCGTGAGCGAAGCCAACCCCGAGGCCTGA
- the proB gene encoding glutamate 5-kinase produces MTRSVIQQAKRLVVKVGSSSLTGSDGQLDGARLVSLVDAVASRSTAGDSVVLVSSGAIAAGLGPLGLASRPRDLATQQAAASVGQGALVAAYQAAFATHGLTVGQVLLTADDVTRRTHYANARRTLDRLLDLATVPVVNENDTVATQEIRFGDNDRLAALVAHLVHADALVLLSDVDALYDGPPSRPGSTRVPVVAGPADLEGIVIKGSGSKVGTGGMTTKIEAAGIATAAGITTVLTSAEQAYAALAGDEVGTLFLPTGTRRPSRLLWLAHATTPRGRLVLDDGAVAAVVDRRKSLLPAGITAVEGRFLEGDPVDLVGLDGRPRARGLVNYSSDELPALLGRSTKALARELGQHYEREVVHRDDLVLL; encoded by the coding sequence GTGACCCGGTCCGTGATCCAGCAGGCGAAGCGGCTCGTCGTCAAGGTCGGGTCGTCGTCGCTGACCGGATCCGACGGTCAGCTCGACGGGGCGCGGCTGGTCAGCCTCGTCGACGCCGTCGCGTCGCGCAGCACCGCAGGCGACTCCGTGGTGCTCGTCTCCTCGGGGGCCATCGCGGCCGGCCTCGGCCCCCTCGGCCTGGCCTCGCGCCCGCGTGACCTCGCGACCCAGCAGGCCGCGGCCAGCGTGGGGCAGGGTGCCCTGGTGGCGGCATACCAGGCGGCGTTCGCCACCCACGGTCTGACGGTCGGGCAGGTGCTGCTCACCGCCGACGACGTCACCCGCCGCACCCACTACGCCAACGCCCGCCGCACCCTCGACCGGCTGCTCGACCTCGCGACCGTGCCGGTGGTCAACGAGAACGACACGGTCGCCACGCAGGAGATCCGCTTCGGCGACAACGACCGGCTGGCCGCGCTGGTCGCCCACCTCGTGCACGCCGACGCCCTCGTGCTGCTCTCCGACGTCGACGCGCTCTACGACGGGCCGCCCTCCCGCCCGGGCTCGACCCGGGTCCCCGTGGTCGCCGGCCCCGCCGACCTCGAGGGCATCGTCATCAAGGGCTCGGGCAGCAAGGTCGGCACCGGCGGCATGACGACCAAGATCGAGGCCGCCGGCATCGCCACCGCTGCCGGCATCACCACCGTGCTCACCTCGGCCGAGCAGGCGTATGCCGCCCTCGCCGGCGACGAGGTCGGCACGCTCTTCCTCCCCACCGGCACCAGACGCCCGTCCCGGCTGCTGTGGCTGGCGCATGCGACCACCCCCCGCGGCCGGCTGGTGCTCGACGACGGGGCGGTCGCCGCAGTCGTCGACCGGCGGAAGTCGTTGCTACCGGCGGGGATCACTGCCGTGGAGGGCCGCTTCCTCGAGGGTGACCCGGTCGACCTGGTCGGCCTCGACGGACGCCCGCGGGCCCGCGGCCTCGTCAACTACTCCTCCGACGAGCTGCCCGCCCTCCTGGGGCGCTCGACCAAGGCGCTCGCCCGTGAGCTGGGCCAGCACTACGAGCGCGAGGTCGTGCACCGCGACGACCTCGTCCTGCTCTGA
- a CDS encoding glycosyltransferase family 4 protein, with the protein MRVALLSYRSKEHCGGQGVYVRHLSRALADLGHEVDVLSGQPYPARLDPRVRLVEVPSLDLYREPDPFRTPRLAEFRSVADVVEYATMLTGCFAEPLGFSLRAARLLRADPSRYDVVHDNQSLGYGLLALARRGIPLVATLHHPISRDRAVDLAEAPTRRRRVALRRWYAFVAMQAQVARRLPVVLGVSDVAAADATADFALAPGQIRVVPLGVDTALFAPAGERVVGRLVAVASADRPLKGVVHLLEAVAKLRAERPVELQLVARLEPGGPTRRRITELGLDDAVTVTSDLTDAALAALLASAEVMCVPSLYEGFSLPTVEAMSCGTPVVASRAGALPEVVGDAAVLVPPGDPEAIAAAVRALLDDEGERARLGAAGRERVLALYSWASVARRTVEAYVDAVAASQPTSSAASASPAILSEDLSC; encoded by the coding sequence GTGCGCGTCGCACTGCTGTCCTACCGCAGCAAGGAGCACTGCGGCGGCCAGGGCGTCTACGTCCGCCACCTCAGCCGAGCCCTCGCCGACCTCGGGCACGAGGTCGACGTCCTCAGCGGCCAGCCCTACCCCGCGCGTCTCGACCCGCGGGTGCGGCTGGTCGAGGTCCCGAGCCTCGACCTCTACCGCGAGCCGGACCCCTTCCGCACGCCGCGTCTCGCAGAGTTCCGCAGCGTCGCCGACGTGGTGGAGTACGCCACGATGCTCACCGGCTGCTTCGCCGAGCCGCTGGGCTTCAGCCTGCGCGCCGCGCGCCTCCTACGCGCCGACCCGAGCCGGTACGACGTCGTGCACGACAACCAGAGCCTCGGCTACGGTCTGCTGGCGCTCGCCCGCCGGGGCATCCCCCTCGTCGCCACGCTGCACCACCCGATCAGCCGCGACCGCGCGGTCGACCTCGCCGAGGCGCCGACCCGTCGGCGCCGGGTCGCCCTGCGGCGCTGGTATGCCTTCGTCGCGATGCAGGCGCAGGTCGCCCGTCGCCTGCCGGTGGTGCTCGGGGTCTCCGACGTCGCGGCGGCCGACGCGACCGCCGACTTCGCCCTCGCTCCGGGGCAGATCCGGGTCGTGCCCCTGGGCGTCGACACCGCGCTCTTCGCGCCGGCGGGGGAGCGGGTGGTGGGGCGGCTGGTCGCGGTCGCGAGTGCCGACCGGCCGCTCAAGGGCGTGGTCCACCTGCTGGAGGCCGTGGCCAAGCTGCGCGCCGAGCGACCGGTCGAGCTGCAGCTGGTCGCCCGGCTCGAGCCCGGCGGCCCCACCCGCCGCAGGATCACCGAGCTCGGCCTGGACGACGCCGTGACGGTCACGAGCGACCTCACGGACGCGGCGCTGGCGGCCCTCCTCGCCTCGGCCGAGGTGATGTGCGTGCCCTCGCTCTACGAGGGGTTCTCGCTGCCGACGGTCGAGGCGATGTCGTGCGGCACCCCCGTCGTCGCCAGCCGCGCCGGCGCCCTGCCCGAGGTCGTCGGCGACGCCGCCGTGCTCGTGCCGCCCGGCGACCCCGAGGCGATCGCCGCCGCCGTGCGCGCCCTGCTCGACGACGAGGGCGAGCGGGCCCGCCTCGGCGCCGCCGGCCGCGAGCGCGTCCTCGCGCTCTACAGCTGGGCCTCGGTCGCCCGGCGCACCGTCGAGGCCTACGTCGACGCCGTGGCCGCCTCCCAGCCCACCTCTTCAGCTGCATCCGCCTCTCCCGCCATCCTCTCGGAGGACCTCTCGTGCTGA
- a CDS encoding class I SAM-dependent methyltransferase — protein sequence MLTVDFDRLRVGRGTRFIDVGAGAGRHSYEALRRGARVTAYDLDESELEGVKGRFAAMELEGEVPPGGTGEVVVGDALEMPFDDASFDVVLASEILEHVPADVAAISELTRILAPGGTLAVTVPRWLPEKVCWALSDEYHANEGGHIRIYRADELRGKLEAAGLVFTHSHHAHALHAPFWWLKCAVGVHDDDHPAVRAYHRMLVWDMMKAPALTRIAERTLDPLIGKSVALYFRKPVGR from the coding sequence GTGCTGACCGTCGACTTCGACCGCCTCCGGGTCGGTCGTGGCACCCGCTTCATCGACGTCGGGGCGGGCGCCGGCCGCCACAGCTACGAGGCGCTGCGCCGCGGGGCCCGCGTCACGGCCTACGACCTCGACGAGAGCGAGCTCGAGGGCGTGAAGGGCAGGTTCGCGGCCATGGAGCTGGAGGGTGAGGTGCCGCCGGGCGGCACCGGCGAGGTCGTCGTGGGCGACGCGCTCGAGATGCCCTTCGACGACGCGAGCTTCGACGTCGTGCTGGCCTCCGAGATCCTCGAGCACGTGCCGGCCGACGTCGCCGCGATCTCCGAGCTCACCCGCATCCTCGCCCCCGGCGGGACCCTCGCCGTGACCGTGCCGCGCTGGCTCCCCGAGAAGGTCTGCTGGGCCCTGTCGGACGAGTACCACGCCAACGAGGGCGGCCACATCCGCATCTACCGCGCCGACGAGCTGCGCGGCAAGCTCGAGGCGGCGGGCCTCGTCTTCACCCACAGCCATCACGCCCACGCCCTCCACGCGCCGTTCTGGTGGCTCAAGTGCGCGGTCGGGGTCCACGACGACGACCACCCAGCCGTGCGCGCCTATCACCGGATGCTGGTGTGGGACATGATGAAGGCGCCCGCCCTGACCCGCATCGCCGAGCGCACCCTCGACCCGCTGATCGGCAAGAGCGTCGCCCTCTACTTCCGCAAGCCGGTGGGCCGATGA
- a CDS encoding prenyltransferase: MTALAVAGVLTPQQAALTAASIVAAQLPSGAIPWYAAGPLDPWDHVQGAMGLTVAGRHEEAVAAYDWSRSAQRADGTWAMAYDGDRVTDPHADANFGAYLATGVWHHWRATRDRRFVERLWPTVDAATEAVLRLQRDDGSIAWAVGEGGRPTDEAFLTGCASMQLSMRCAVALADVVDDPRPQWLGPLTQLRHAVREHPEAFCPKPTHAMDWYYPVLTGALSGAEAHRHLAARWEEFVVADLGVHCVSDHPWVTGGETAELVLALAAIGRDADARALLGAMQHLREDDGSYWTGLVYADGKRWPVERTTWTGATVLLAVDAISGATPAAGLFRGDGLRAADSHSDDEVDLCPCLLAS, encoded by the coding sequence ATGACGGCTCTCGCCGTCGCGGGAGTGCTCACACCGCAGCAGGCGGCCCTCACGGCGGCGAGCATCGTCGCCGCCCAGCTGCCCTCGGGCGCCATCCCCTGGTATGCCGCGGGCCCCCTCGACCCGTGGGACCACGTGCAGGGCGCGATGGGTCTGACCGTCGCCGGTCGGCACGAGGAGGCCGTCGCCGCCTACGACTGGTCGCGCTCCGCCCAGCGCGCCGACGGTACCTGGGCCATGGCCTACGACGGCGACCGGGTGACCGACCCGCACGCCGACGCCAACTTCGGGGCCTACCTCGCGACCGGGGTGTGGCACCACTGGCGGGCGACCCGCGACCGTCGGTTCGTCGAGCGTCTGTGGCCGACCGTCGATGCCGCGACCGAGGCCGTGCTGCGACTGCAGCGCGACGACGGGTCCATCGCCTGGGCGGTGGGGGAGGGCGGCCGCCCGACCGACGAGGCGTTCCTGACCGGGTGCGCCAGCATGCAGCTCAGCATGCGCTGCGCCGTGGCCCTCGCCGACGTCGTCGACGACCCCCGCCCCCAGTGGCTGGGGCCGCTCACCCAGCTGCGGCACGCGGTACGCGAGCACCCAGAAGCCTTCTGTCCCAAGCCGACCCATGCGATGGACTGGTACTACCCCGTGCTCACCGGAGCCCTCTCGGGCGCCGAGGCCCACCGCCACCTGGCCGCACGCTGGGAGGAGTTCGTCGTCGCCGACCTCGGCGTGCACTGCGTCAGCGACCACCCGTGGGTCACCGGGGGCGAGACCGCCGAGCTGGTGCTCGCGCTCGCGGCGATCGGCCGCGACGCCGACGCCCGGGCCCTGCTCGGGGCGATGCAGCACCTGCGTGAGGACGACGGGTCCTACTGGACGGGTCTGGTCTACGCCGACGGCAAGCGGTGGCCCGTCGAGCGCACGACCTGGACCGGCGCCACGGTGCTGCTGGCGGTCGATGCCATCAGCGGTGCGACGCCCGCTGCCGGTCTCTTCCGCGGTGACGGGCTCCGCGCCGCCGACTCCCACTCCGACGACGAGGTCGACCTGTGCCCCTGCCTCCTGGCCTCCTGA
- a CDS encoding class I SAM-dependent methyltransferase → MPLPPGLLSLLADVTGFMPDDEGEALHAAALTHLAPYDGLTPRLGLEIGSYCGRSTVWLGDAARQAGAALVTLDHHTGSEEHQVGWEYHDTSLVDPETGRLDTLPHLRRTLRLADLTDVVTPVVGRSAVVAAWWRTPLDLLFVDGGHTEEAAQADFAGWAHHVRVGGVLLVHDVFPDPADGGQAPYHLYLAALADGFEERSVTGSLRVLQRVRESVRVSEAG, encoded by the coding sequence GTGCCCCTGCCTCCTGGCCTCCTGAGCCTTCTCGCCGACGTCACGGGCTTCATGCCCGACGACGAGGGGGAGGCGCTGCACGCGGCGGCCCTCACCCACCTCGCGCCGTATGACGGCCTGACGCCTCGTCTCGGGCTCGAGATCGGCTCCTACTGCGGCAGGTCGACGGTGTGGCTCGGTGACGCCGCCCGGCAGGCCGGCGCCGCGCTGGTCACGCTCGACCACCACACCGGCTCGGAGGAGCACCAGGTGGGCTGGGAGTACCACGACACCTCGCTCGTCGACCCGGAGACCGGTCGGCTCGACACCCTGCCCCACCTGCGCCGCACCCTGCGCCTGGCCGACCTGACCGACGTCGTGACGCCGGTCGTCGGCCGCTCCGCGGTCGTCGCCGCCTGGTGGCGGACGCCGCTCGACCTGCTCTTCGTCGACGGTGGCCACACCGAGGAGGCGGCGCAGGCCGACTTCGCCGGGTGGGCCCACCACGTGCGCGTGGGCGGCGTGCTGCTGGTGCACGACGTCTTCCCCGACCCGGCCGACGGCGGCCAGGCGCCTTACCACCTCTACCTCGCCGCGCTCGCCGACGGCTTCGAGGAGCGGTCGGTCACCGGCTCGCTGCGGGTGCTCCAGCGGGTGCGCGAAAGCGTGCGGGTGAGCGAAGCCGGCTGA
- a CDS encoding glutamate-5-semialdehyde dehydrogenase produces MADTTAARPIDPEVVSQVAQVATAAKVASRRLAQLTRAAKDELLHAVADALVEATPLIVTANADDLARGRDKGLAPGLLDRLMLDEQRIASIAAAVRDVATLPDPVGEVVRGSTLANGLQIRQVRVPMGVLGMIYEARPNVTVDAAALALKSGNAVILRGGSAAGSSNRAIVDAMGAALTAQGLDPAAVSLLDTGSHDDARALMTARGLVDLVIPRGGADLIATVVRESTVPVIETGTGVNHVYVDAGADLDEALAIVLNSKTQRTSVCNAAETMLVHEAVAAAFLPKVLAALGAAGVTVHTGPEVTPYAEAAGAAHAMAGEGDFDREWYSLDLGVRIVPDLDAAMTHIATHGTMHTEVIVTRDRAAARRFQAEVDAAVVVVNASSRFTDGGEFGFGAEIGISTQKLHARGPMALPELTTTKWLVEGDGQVRA; encoded by the coding sequence ATGGCCGACACCACCGCTGCGCGCCCCATCGACCCCGAGGTCGTCTCCCAGGTCGCGCAGGTCGCGACGGCGGCCAAGGTCGCCTCACGCCGCCTCGCCCAGCTGACCCGGGCGGCGAAGGACGAGCTGCTCCACGCGGTCGCCGACGCGCTCGTCGAGGCCACGCCGCTGATCGTGACGGCCAACGCCGACGACCTGGCCCGCGGGCGCGACAAGGGCCTGGCCCCGGGCCTGCTCGACCGACTCATGCTCGACGAGCAGCGGATCGCCTCGATCGCCGCCGCCGTGCGCGACGTGGCCACCCTGCCCGACCCGGTCGGCGAGGTGGTGCGCGGCTCGACCCTGGCCAACGGCCTGCAGATCCGCCAGGTGCGGGTGCCGATGGGCGTGCTCGGCATGATCTACGAGGCGCGGCCCAACGTCACCGTCGACGCGGCGGCCCTGGCGCTCAAGAGCGGCAACGCCGTCATCCTGAGGGGCGGCTCTGCGGCCGGGTCGAGCAACCGCGCGATCGTCGACGCGATGGGCGCCGCCCTCACTGCCCAGGGTCTCGACCCTGCAGCCGTCTCCCTGCTCGACACCGGCAGCCACGACGACGCCCGGGCCCTGATGACGGCGCGTGGCCTGGTCGACCTCGTCATCCCCCGCGGTGGCGCCGACCTGATCGCGACCGTCGTGCGCGAGTCCACCGTGCCGGTGATCGAGACGGGCACGGGGGTCAACCACGTCTACGTCGACGCCGGCGCCGACCTCGACGAGGCCCTCGCCATCGTCCTGAACTCCAAGACCCAGCGCACGAGCGTCTGCAACGCCGCCGAGACGATGCTCGTCCACGAGGCGGTGGCCGCCGCCTTCCTGCCCAAGGTCCTCGCCGCCCTCGGCGCGGCCGGGGTCACCGTGCACACCGGGCCCGAGGTGACGCCGTATGCCGAGGCCGCCGGTGCAGCTCACGCGATGGCGGGGGAGGGCGACTTCGACAGGGAGTGGTACTCCCTCGACCTCGGCGTGCGCATCGTGCCCGACCTCGACGCGGCGATGACGCACATCGCCACCCACGGCACCATGCACACCGAGGTCATCGTCACGCGTGACCGCGCGGCCGCCCGTCGGTTTCAGGCCGAGGTCGACGCTGCGGTCGTCGTCGTCAACGCCTCGAGCCGCTTCACCGACGGCGGCGAGTTCGGCTTCGGCGCCGAGATCGGCATCTCGACGCAGAAGCTCCACGCGCGCGGCCCGATGGCGCTGCCCGAGCTGACCACGACCAAGTGGCTCGTCGAGGGCGACGGTCAGGTGCGCGCCTGA
- a CDS encoding class I SAM-dependent methyltransferase has product MEGTEVRKLAALEDSHWWYRERRHLLAKALQGLAPGDALDIGAAGGGNTRVLRDLGWRPAALEYGEDGARVAHERGLATMRADATRLPVADASLDLVVAFDILEHIEDDTRAVTEVRRTLRPGGTYLVAVPADPRLWSAHDEAVDHVRRYTRETLRDVLVRGGFDVVSMDSWNVLLRPVVAMRRRSSSGSDLDDLHPVVNAGLRAVITAERYLPVKQLPGVSLLVTARPRR; this is encoded by the coding sequence GTGGAAGGCACCGAGGTCCGTAAGCTCGCCGCGCTCGAGGACAGCCACTGGTGGTACCGCGAGCGGCGCCATCTGCTGGCCAAGGCCCTGCAGGGGCTGGCGCCCGGTGACGCCCTCGACATCGGCGCCGCCGGGGGTGGCAACACCCGCGTGCTGCGCGACCTGGGGTGGCGGCCCGCGGCGCTCGAGTACGGCGAGGACGGGGCGCGGGTGGCGCACGAGCGCGGTCTCGCGACGATGCGGGCTGACGCGACCCGGCTGCCCGTGGCCGATGCCAGCCTCGACCTCGTCGTGGCCTTCGACATCCTCGAGCACATCGAGGACGACACGCGCGCGGTCACCGAGGTGCGCCGCACCCTGCGACCGGGGGGCACCTACCTCGTGGCGGTCCCGGCCGACCCGCGCCTGTGGTCGGCCCACGACGAGGCGGTCGACCACGTGCGCCGCTACACGCGCGAGACCCTGCGCGACGTGCTGGTGCGGGGCGGCTTCGACGTCGTCAGCATGGACTCGTGGAACGTCCTGCTGCGCCCGGTGGTCGCGATGCGTCGTCGCAGCAGCAGCGGCAGCGACCTCGATGACCTGCACCCGGTGGTCAACGCCGGGCTGCGCGCGGTCATCACCGCCGAGCGCTACCTACCGGTCAAGCAGCTGCCCGGTGTGAGCCTGCTCGTCACCGCCCGCCCCCGGCGCTGA
- a CDS encoding glycosyltransferase family 2 protein, giving the protein MNPELSVVIPMYNEEDVLPLLVDRLRPTLEATGATYEVIAVDDGSTDLTAALLQRLHREWDAVRVVRLRANAGHQAAISAGLVSARGDYVVTIDADLQDPPEVIGEMLDKARDEGLDVVYGVRGDRSTDTFFKRVTARAFYRTIQRLSATSAQSDAGDFRLMSRATVDAITVLPEHNRVLRFIVPALGFPSGTVEYRREERAAGVSKYPFLKMVKLSVDSVTGFSMAPLRLATLLGIGGGVLAVLLGLFAIIENAAGKAVAGWTSTVVIVAAVGAAQLLCLGLLGEYIGRMYTQMQGRPTYFIAYDSLRAADARRGPTDTPLPPVRRAAGAPLVARTPDPRAVPVTDPTGPGGSSAPGAGGDEQAHTGQLLDR; this is encoded by the coding sequence ATGAACCCGGAGCTGTCGGTCGTCATCCCGATGTACAACGAGGAGGACGTCCTCCCCCTGCTCGTCGACCGGCTGCGTCCCACCCTCGAGGCCACCGGAGCGACCTACGAGGTCATCGCCGTCGACGACGGCAGCACCGACCTGACCGCGGCCCTGCTGCAGCGGCTGCACCGTGAGTGGGACGCCGTGCGCGTGGTGCGGCTGCGCGCCAACGCCGGCCACCAGGCGGCGATCTCGGCCGGGCTGGTCAGCGCGCGGGGCGACTACGTCGTCACCATCGACGCCGACCTGCAGGACCCCCCCGAGGTCATCGGAGAGATGCTCGACAAGGCCCGCGACGAGGGGCTCGACGTCGTCTACGGGGTGCGCGGCGACCGCTCCACCGACACCTTCTTCAAGCGGGTCACAGCCCGCGCCTTCTACCGGACGATCCAGCGCCTGAGCGCCACCAGCGCGCAGAGCGACGCGGGCGACTTCCGCCTGATGTCCCGGGCCACGGTCGACGCGATCACCGTCCTGCCCGAGCACAACCGGGTGCTGCGCTTCATCGTGCCGGCCCTGGGCTTCCCCTCGGGCACGGTCGAGTACCGCCGCGAGGAGCGGGCTGCGGGCGTCTCGAAGTACCCCTTCCTCAAGATGGTCAAGCTCTCGGTCGACTCGGTCACCGGCTTCTCCATGGCCCCCCTGCGCCTGGCGACCCTCCTCGGCATCGGCGGCGGCGTCCTCGCCGTGCTCCTCGGCCTCTTCGCCATCATCGAGAACGCCGCGGGCAAGGCCGTCGCCGGCTGGACCTCGACCGTCGTCATCGTCGCGGCCGTGGGCGCCGCCCAGCTGCTGTGCCTCGGCCTGCTCGGCGAGTACATCGGGCGGATGTACACCCAGATGCAGGGCCGGCCCACCTACTTCATCGCCTACGACTCCCTGCGGGCCGCCGACGCGCGTCGCGGGCCGACCGACACCCCCCTGCCCCCCGTACGACGAGCCGCAGGCGCCCCGCTTGTGGCGCGCACCCCCGACCCCCGGGCGGTGCCCGTCACCGACCCGACCGGGCCAGGTGGGTCGTCAGCGCCGGGGGCGGGCGGTGACGAGCAGGCTCACACCGGGCAGCTGCTTGACCGGTAG
- the nadD gene encoding nicotinate-nucleotide adenylyltransferase, translated as MMGGTFDPIHHGHLVAASEVQARFDLDEVLFVPTGQPWQKAGGAVTPAEHRYLMTVIATASNPRFTVSRVDIDRPGITYTIDTLRDLRELHPDDDLFFITGADALAQILTWKDVDELWDLAHFVGVTRPGHVLSDTGLPTHTISLQEVPAMAISSTGCRARVVAGQPVWYLVPDGVVQYIHKYSLYGSSPLPFLHEKALEAL; from the coding sequence GTGATGGGGGGGACGTTCGACCCCATCCACCACGGCCACCTCGTTGCTGCGAGCGAGGTCCAGGCGCGATTCGACCTCGACGAGGTGCTGTTCGTGCCGACGGGACAGCCCTGGCAGAAGGCCGGGGGTGCCGTCACACCGGCTGAGCACCGCTACCTCATGACCGTCATCGCGACGGCGTCCAACCCCCGCTTCACCGTCAGCCGCGTCGACATCGACCGACCCGGCATCACCTACACCATCGACACCCTGCGTGACCTGCGCGAGCTGCACCCGGACGACGACCTGTTCTTCATCACCGGCGCCGACGCGCTGGCCCAGATCCTCACCTGGAAGGACGTCGACGAGCTGTGGGACCTCGCCCACTTCGTCGGGGTCACCCGGCCCGGCCACGTGCTCAGCGACACCGGGCTGCCGACCCACACGATCAGCCTGCAGGAGGTGCCGGCCATGGCCATCAGCTCGACCGGCTGCCGGGCCCGCGTCGTCGCAGGTCAACCGGTCTGGTACCTCGTGCCCGACGGTGTCGTCCAATACATCCACAAGTACTCCCTCTACGGCAGCTCCCCGTTGCCGTTCCTCCACGAGAAGGCCCTCGAAGCATTGTGA